The genome window TCCCTTCCGATCCCATGCAATCAAAGATTTATTGGATTGCTATGGCTAGGACAGTAGTCGTTGACCCTGACTAGATGGCAATATTGTAATGAAATACGTTATAACATCTCGGCTGCTTTTTTTTTGGAAGCAGCACTTCAAACTGAAGTTCGCTGCAGTCATAGTGGTACATTCCATTCAATGAAACCTGTGCATACAAAAAAAAAACCCTCCTGCATACACAATTGGCCATTATTACCTGTGATTAAACGGTGTGACGCAACATGTATGTGGTTTGGAGCAACATCTCCAGCATTAGCGAGTGGTGGGAGAAGACGGAGACTCTCTTTCCGCAAGGTCGCAAAAGGGAGTTCAATGGCCTGGTCATCTACACTATGTGGAACCTTTGGAAGGAGCGCACCCGAAGAATCTTTGAACATTGCTCGTTGTCACCGCTCCAGATCGCAGGGAGAGTAAGAGAGTGTGTCTTGCTCTATAAAAGTGCGTCTAGCCGCCTTGGCTTGTACTAGGGTTGTCTGTCGTGTTCCTGCTTAGGTGCCCGATGCTATGGCCTGAGGGTTGCCGCCCCTATGTACTCTAACTTTTTTCCTCTCTCAATTGAAAGGCAGAGCTCCTGCCACTTCGTTCAAAAAAAAGATTAAACGGTGTGACGGACACCAAATTTGCATGAGTCAGCAGTAACCGCTAGTTGGTCAGTTGGGGGGTATAAGACCATCTTCAGCAAACCCCAAGCCGTGTATAGGATCATATAAAATATTGCTTTGTACTGTAGATTATACTGTTTGCGGAGTAAAGTTTGAAATACAGAGTGAAATAGGGAGACTGCCGGAGATAGTCTAAACACCCCCCACCAACCGGACAATAGTGCTCTGTCCTTATTTAATAGCCAAAGAAATTGTATAGTGTGAGATAAAATGTATAGTAAGCGACTTGAAAGTCATATTTCGGAAGATTAGCGGTCCTATAAGTGTAAACAAGAGTATGTAGTGTGTGCCCATTTGTCTCACTCATCTTGAGAGTCAAGTAATAATTTGTGTTTGCTACTCTTGTTGATCAACATCATCTAAACAGTTTGACGACGATCGAAATGTGgttatctcccgaagaggctataGGTGACTTGACTTGGGATTTGCCACGCTCGTGAATGGTTTACCGTATCAGAGCGATGAAGAACCAATACTTGGATATCTTTGCACAAGTACTCCAATGAGGAGTATTTACATTTCTAGAATTTGCATAATAGCATAGGGTTGGATATAGGATGCAAAACTCTTATGTACATATTAGGCACCTTGGTTAGATTAGACTAATTATTAGAATTTAATTGTCACAAAAAAAATTAAAGTCTAATTTGTCCCTCCATTCCATTTgtacatcgtgatcctttcacaagGCAAGGCAGTACATATATCCAGTTACACCAATTTTACTCTCCTTCAATTACGAGCATAGAAATGTCAAATATAATCTTGTGTCATTTAACTATTTGAGACAATTTTACAAATAGATGAGTCATAAGTCCCAACATTCCACTTCTTCGACAGCAAGTGTATGTGTAATGAACGGGATTAAGAGGACCATAATCCCTCaatattcaattttaaatagtaAGGGATTTTGATCccctcaaaattccattcattacCCTTGGTCCCAAAGGGACTGAGCCCTTAGAAGAACATCAATATGTTTTTCTGCCGTCACGTGGGTACGCCCAATACCCTACATTGCCGTTCCTAGCGCGCGAATGTCGCCAGGTAGGCCCGCGCGAGAGTAGGCGGCGATGAGGATGTTGTAGGAAACGGCGTTGCGTCGCGTCAGTAAACCAATGACTGATGGGACAGGGCAACAAGCAGGGCGGGGTTTGGCAAAATGACAACTCTTTTCAGATTAGAAAAGGTGTACGCTGTGCGTGCGCCTGCGCATACACAAATTGCTTGATCAACGGAATCATAATACAATGGGAATGTTGAAAAACTCCTTCCAACAAAGTAGATGAAACCTTTCAACACCTGAAACGAAAGACCCAGTAAGGCTTTAGACCAAGTAGCACAATGATTTAATGCAAAAAAAAAAAGATCCAGACTCCTGAAACGAAAGACCCAGTAACGCTTTAGACCAAGTAGCACAATGGTTTAATGCAAAAAAAAAAGATCCAGACTCCTGTGCGGAAACAAGTTCAACATACTTGGGGTACAATCAAGTACATGAGCCAGATGTCACATGGCAGATAATTCTGTCTCGGGTACAAATCACAAGCCAGTGAGCCCACCAGGCATGTTAAGCAGATCCACTGGAAGCATTGCCGTAGGGTTCTTTTATCTTCTCCTCAAACCAACACTTGATCTGAGTCAGGGGATAAAAGGCTTTACCTGCCGGATACACAATGCAACGGGTTCCTTCTACCTGCCACGTCTAGGGGAAGGAGAACTGCTGCTTCGGCTGTCACTAGAGATGCTTCTTCCTCTGGGAGGCCTGCAAGCAGGGGGTATTGTCAGTTATATGGAATACTCTTGGCATATGCAAAAACACCACAAGAAAACTAACATTACAAAACAAATACAAATATGTTACCTTCTAGGGCTGCGACTCCTTGATACCCTTCTTGGCCCCTATACAAGAAACACATTAAAGCACGGAGGCAAAAAAAACAGCATTACTTTGCGTTTGATGCTACCGATACCATATCAATTGTAGCACTCACCTTTCTTGGCGGTGGAGTAGGTGATCGAGAATATGATGAGCCTGACCTACCACGCCTCAAGAGAGGCCCTCGTCCCCTGCATTATACAAGAGAATCAGAATTGTCAGGGTGCTAAAAGAGGTACAGCGTCGGCTGGTAGACTTCGGTATCAGATCCACTACCTTCTTGGAGAAATCGATCTGGAGCGAAGGGGTCGGCGAGGAGGAGATCGACTATAGCGACGTGGAGGTGGTGGCCTTCTTGGTGGGCTCCTCAAACGCCTTGGAGGTGGCGAGCTAGAGGAGGGGAAAGAAGGAATGAGCAGAGCAGTTAAGCAAGCAGAACAAGGCGGAGGCCTAAACAATTCAACAGAACTTCAATACAAATCTAATACAAGAAAAATCTAGTACAGAGCTTAGAAATCAATCACAGGATCATGAGTAGAACGGCAATTAATTATAAACATGGGATACATGTATCTAATCCACTTATATTATCTAAAAAGGGTACATATCTTGATATCTAAATCCACAGCCatgaaatataaaatagagagcaggGATAGGCACATGTAGTCCACAGCTATAAAATATAAAATGGATAACACTGCATAGTTTCAGCACATTTAGGAAGTGCACAATATGATCACTTTTGTATTACAGGGCATTGCACAGAAACGGTAAACAGAGACAAGGGCAAAGAAACTCACCGCCGCCTAAGAGGCCCAGGGGAGCGCCTGCGTGGTGAAGGACTGCCACGTCCCCTCCTAGGTGAAGGACTGGTTGAGAAAATATTGTCAGCAATTCCAGTGATCTGTTCACAGATTTTATAGATTTATAGAAGTCATTTAAGCATTGATTACCGCATCGGTGACCTATGCCTCCTAGGTGGTGAAGGAGAACGCCTTCTAACTGGAGACAGTGGTCTCCTGCGAGGAGGTGTGCCACCACGCCTGACAGGAGAAGGATCTGGTCGGCGACGAATAGGCGGAGAATCAGGACGACGCCTAGGTGATGGGTCAGGTGGACGCCTGGGCGATTCAGCCCTTCGATTTGGAGATCGTTTCCGCGGtggtgaagctggcttccttcgtGGAGATGCTACAGACAAGTATGTAAACAATTAAATCATGATAGAGCTGAACGTGCACCTTCAGGAGTGAAATTTCTTGATACGAGCAGAAGTAAAAAGCGAAAAATAATGAATAGTGATTATATGGTTTGAAAGCTTCAGAAGCTTACATTCCCTAGGACGCTGCTGGGCATCCTTTTCAGCACTGCTAAGACCTTTTTCAATCTGAGCAACATCTCGTTTTGGAGGAGGGGGTGGAGCTTTCATAGGTGATACAGCCCTTTGGCGTGGTTGAAGAGTGAACCTCAACTTAACAACATTTCCATCAATTTGACCCTGTGCAAATTTTTAAAACTTGTTGGCATTTACTTTTCAACAAAAAAAGACAGAATACGCATAGGGTAGAATGCATACACCATCCATGTAAAGTAGAGCCTTCTCAGCATCAGCTCTCTTCTTGAATTCAATATATCCATAGCCACGAGGAAGGTTAACCTAAGAAAACAAATAGTAGGTGTTAAGGAGAGCAACCGCCACAGATCCCCAGAAAAAGAGAATAAGAGAGCAACACATTCAATACCATTCGGTCCATTGATAGCTCCACATTCACCACTTCACCAAAGTTCCCTGAAAATACAGATAATTAGTCCACTATAGTATTTGGATTCATTTGGTAACATGACGACTTCTCAAAAGCACTTGTTTATTTCTAATTTTGTATGTTAGAGTTTGTTGAGTGCACATTATATCAGGGACATCAGTAAAATCCATCCCACTCGGGTCAGCAAGCCTGTTGGCTGATTACTATAGTGAAAGAACACTCATCccttttgtgggttttggtgatttgaataacaacacatttaaaggactAATCAGTTTGCTAAGTTTTGAACAGGAAAGTTGAAaaggcaatcatgactgaaaacAGTCAAGGGACATTCCATAGAGACTAAAAGACAAAAGATCACCTATCAAATAATTAGACATCAaaggagacaatgcaaatggatataatatggtctctatattagtTTGAATATATGGCTAAgactagggtgaagatagcaaggaaaggcttCGAgggactaagcgaaggtgaaggccaagcgacggcttgtggaccgaggtaccatggctaaggtgaagaagagagtacttgcacttgcACATCATTGAAGTGACTTGAAACTATgagttgaactcatatatggtgaaagggTTCAAGTCATAGGCTCAatctgtgtttgcttcaaaagacaAGAAGTCAGACTAAACAACCCATTCGACGCGTCGGGGGTACTCGACCACCGGGAGATAGGGATTTAGTGACTTACCAACCAACCAGACATTGAGGGCAAGACATACCATACAAATCACGGCTTCGGCTGCTGTAGTCCTCTAGCCGAGCCAAGCCACTACTAGCGTGTGTGTAATTCATGGCAGTTCACTATTTTTTTTGTTATGGAGCTATTctctttcttttatttttataTAGTATAGAGAGCGGTAAGTTAGTGCTGTTCTAAGgataaggaaaaggaaaaggaagtgGTAGCTGTTCCAGTACACAAAGAAGGGAGATTTGTGTAACCCGAGCTCTTTGATCAAGACGGTGTGGCCAAAGTCAATCCTTTGAGAAAAAAGTCATTGATTTTCGTTGGCTATAGTGATCAGCACAAGGGGTACTGCTGTTATGATCCCCGCACGTCTCAAGACATGTCACATTTGATGAAACACGATTTGCCTCGCTACCCCATGCGCCTCTTCTCGGGGAGAGATACACACACGCGCGATGACTGCTTTGCCACCGCCCACTCTATGTGCTCCGATTAGCGTTCCGACGCCTGGCATGGCAGTGCACACGGCTCAGATTCGGTTGACCACGCTCACATCCGCTTCAGACATAAAGGACCATTGAGGTCCGGCCCTATCGTACTGGAAGTCCCATGCTTTTCGTTTTTCTTCTCGTGCGTTAGGATTGAAACCTAAGCTAATTAAGCTACTATCTCTGGCTCTGGAGAATGGTATCCGTTCATTTCTGCTTGTCCATAAGCGTATATAGGATGAAGTCTAAACGAATCAACGAAAATTACGGTTAAGGCATTTGAGAATATTAGCATTGGGCACTCTAACTCGAAGGAAGAAGCCGAAGCCAGTCCAGTAGCTCGAACTCTGACTATCTACGAAAAAGATGGCATTCTCCCTTAATCTGCCTTGTTTTGAGAAGCGGGGAGGTAGTTTTGTCAAGCTCGTTAAACTCTTTTGTGGGCCTCCCATCGGTAATGGTATGGGTTCCTCGGTCTCATTATGCATCTGTTTTGTTGCAGTTTTGAACTGTAGTGACACAGGTGCGTTTTAAGAATGGCAGCAGGTCTAATTATTCGTACTTTCGGTGCATACCGCCTGGTGAAGGAACCTTCCTTTTGCAAAGGGTAGAAAAGTTACTAATAGCTCTGCCTCGAACAAACCCAATTGTAGTGATCGCCCATATTGGATCTTTCGTATCGAAAAGTGATAGGAATGTCGCAGGTGAGACTTGCCTATTTCCTTTGGATGCCTATTCATATGTTTTGTGAACAAGTGAGCAGCTGGTGCTCTAGTATACTGTAGTGAGCCTGAATGGTCTTTATGAATTGTGCACTTGCTATATTATTTGTTCTTGCACTTTGGCCTTGAATCCTTATTGTGCACCGTGGTCTCTTGGCTTTGATGACAGGGATATCCCTTTCCCTTCTACTGCTTGATCCATCCCTGCGGCTTGACTTGCTCTCTTGAGAAAAAGAACCTAAGTGAATTCCCTTATCTTATTTGGAGGATTAGCCATGGCCTTCCTCAGATTATGGGGCTCCTAGTTTGCTGATCTTGTAAATCTCTTCCCCGCTCAAGTTAAGGTTCCCACGGCAATGAGTGCTTTGCTTCTCTACATCTCGTCTGCTATCTTGATTGAGATGCTTGTTTTCCTAGTAAGAGTTGTACAGCCCATCTCTTCCCTTCTATTCACTACCATTCCGCGTCTTCGACTTCTtagtttctttctttctcactttctTTGGCTACAATGGTTACTGCCAGCAATATCAGATCAGAAATGTTATAAGAAATAGCTATATCTATTTTATTTTTCTACTTCCGCTACAGGTGGGGATAGACTGATTCGGTCGGGTCGATAATCTGCCCCGACCTCTCAAGCCTCTAAAGATCGATAAATGGTATCTATCTGGATGGAATGCTAGCAAAGCAATAAAGTACCTTGCGGGTGGAAAACAGAGAGGAATCTCCTGCTGCTTCGTTATCAAGAAAGAAAGCTTAGGtttggatttcttctccttcactTGTGACCTATGAAGCACCAATGCTTACGATCCGGTACTAGTCCTCCAATTATCTTCCTCCCAACGCGGCAGGTCGGATCTTCTAACCCGATCTCTTCTCAGGTTTCGAGGTTCCTAGCTGTACTGATTAAGGGAGGACAGACAAGTCACTACACTACTCCAAATGCAAAAGAGATGCTCATCTACGTAAATTCAAGTCAAGCTCAAGTCAAGTAAATGGCCCAGGAATGGATAGCGTAATGTGTGAATCTCAATTGTTCATATATAAATGGTGCTCTCTGGTTGACAGGTTCGACTAGGTGGAAACAGCAAAGTCAAAGGTCAGATATAGCCTTCCCGCGCGGGATCGCCCTAACTAGTCATAATGGTATGCTGGGTATCGATGTCTTACTTAAGCTGGTGGAACGTAGTGAAGGAGAGcttcctttctctctctctatgaAGCTATAGATCATCTATCGGAGAAATAGGTCTTGCTGCCTCCTTTCCTTCTCCAGCTTCGGTCTCGCTCACGGATCTCAAGAGACTAAGAATCACGAATGTGCTTAGGTCCCTCCTCACACTCTTCGTAGTACCAACACCGtgaagaaatcacacatgagacaccaataacTCAAGGAGTTttattaattatattttatttagctTAAGTTTagaaatcgtcgtactatcaagagggATTCACAAATGAGTATTTGTAGTTGCAttaaaagctcaaaatccttgatccaaaacttctaTTTTACCATGTTAATCTTTAGGTGAAGTATGAAGTTCAACATTCTTGAGTCGTAGGTTTCATCCCTTTATAAGTGTTTTTCGCCAAGGTAAATGTGTTTGCAATGCTCAAGTTTCTCAAATTTCAAAAGCTATTTCGAAAACCAAAATCCTTTGGATGCTCTTTGAGTTCAATTGGTGTGAAGTTTTGGGATGAGAGAACCTCCCTGCTCAAAAGTAGTTGAACCTACCCTCAGGGGAGTTCAACCTGTTTTGAGCAAAAGGAGCACTCTGGTCAAAACCAGTTGAACCTGCGCCCGAGCAGGTTTAACCAGAGTTTTATCCCAGGACCTCACtagccaaaaccggttgaacctgccctaggggcggttcaaccggtgtcagggtgaGAACGACCGTTCTGACCTCTATCTGCCAGGCATAATGGCAAACTAACAGGCCACAGGACAGacaggttgaaccggccctagggcaggTTCAACCTGTTTTGATCTTTAGACTCCAGTCAAACTGGATTTTTTGAACTTGGTTTGGCTTTGGTCAAAACCAGTTCAATTGGTCTTGGAGCAGGTTCAAACGGCCTTCACGCAGAAAGTcctaaacggctagttttggagccccacataTATATACCCACTCCTATCTCTCTCCTCCACACTGAGAAACACTTctcactctctcacacaccttttgcctctcccatttcaaatctttggagataaATCTTTGGGTAAGATTGAGAGTTGCAGgtatttgtgcttcatctccaactccatcttgtgcttcttgattcgagctttggtgcaACAATAATATCTTTGTGGGTTCATTTCTCTTGGAGCTCCTAGATGACTAGGCGTCGCTTGTGAATCTCCAAAGCTTGTGGAAGACCAaaaaaagtttgtattacccgctctttTGAGCAAGCTCTAGTAAGTGACCTCACTTGGATCTTTGTGGTCGGTGAGGGGAGGATTAGGGTTCAAAGAGATC of Zea mays cultivar B73 chromosome 8, Zm-B73-REFERENCE-NAM-5.0, whole genome shotgun sequence contains these proteins:
- the LOC103636269 gene encoding serine/arginine-rich splicing factor SR45 isoform X1, which encodes MAKPRRGRSASRSTSGSSSRSPSHSVSSGSVSSRSRSFSSSSSQSRSRSPPPAKRSSPGARKGRSPSPPPKKGSPSKKVRSPSPPPKKASPPRKASPPAESVVLCIDHLSRNVNEAHLKEIFGNFGEVVNVELSMDRMVNLPRGYGYIEFKKRADAEKALLYMDGGQIDGNVVKLRFTLQPRQRAVSPMKAPPPPPKRDVAQIEKGLSSAEKDAQQRPRESSPRRKPASPPRKRSPNRRAESPRRPPDPSPRRRPDSPPIRRRPDPSPVRRGGTPPRRRPLSPVRRRSPSPPRRHRSPMRPSPRRGRGSPSPRRRSPGPLRRRSPPPRRLRSPPRRPPPPRRYSRSPPRRPLRSRSISPRRGRGPLLRRGRSGSSYSRSPTPPPRKGPRRVSRSRSPRRPPRGRSISSDSRSSSSPSPRRGR